In Microcoleus sp. FACHB-831, the genomic window CTACTACGGAATCGGGCAACAACTTTGTACGGCTGAATGATGTTGGAAAAACTCATCTCAAGGATGCGGACTTGATTCCGGAGGTTGAATTCCTCACGCAATTAGCCCATCGGATTCTTGGCAGCGCTCCGGTTGATTGGCGCAAACTGCAAGACACCAAATATGTCCGCCAACTGATTGCCAAAACGATTCCTGGTTTTGAGCAGATGGCGATAATTGATGAAACGAAGGAAGAATTCACCATCGCCGGACGCATTTTCAATGAACCTACATTTGCTACACCGTCCGGCAAAGCCAATATGTTTGTGACGCCATTACCCAAATTGCATTTACCAGAAGCAAAAGAGTTTGGAGTGCCTGAATCTACCCCTAGCATTGTATTAGCATTGATGACGGGACGCAGCTACTCGCAACACAACACGGTAGTTTACAAACCAGGCGACAAATATCGGGGAATGCCGCACCGCAACTGCATTTTAATGAATCCTGTGGATGCAAAACAAGCAGGATGGCAAGAGCATCAACGAGTGACGGTACAAGGCGATGCAGGCAAGTTAGAGAATGTTGAAATTATCTTTGGTGCTGTGCGTCAAGGAGCAGCAATGATGTTTTATCCCGAAGTCAATGTCATCTTTAAAGCGCGGATAGATAAACAGTCTGGGATACCTGCGTTTAAGCGAGTTCCGGTTGTAGTTTACGCCTAATAGCGGGAGAGCGATCGCTTATGTCAATTAGCATATCTTCAACGGCTACCTCATCTGGTTGCGGGAAGATATAGAAGGCTGACAGCGCGATCGCGATGTCTTCTGTCCTAAATGCTCGGCAAGATGTTATGGTGATGTATTCAGTGTGAAATACTGCTTTTCGCCGGAATATATGCTGTAATATACAAGAAAACTGTTGCTCAAACTAAACCATAACTACTATGGCTGATACTTACATTTTTCTCAAAGATTTAATTAATGATTTAGAACGAGGTAGAATCAGAATACCCTCTTTCCAAAGAGGTTTTGTTTGGGAACCGGAACGAGTATCTAATTTTATAGACAGTATATACAAAGGCTTTCCCTTCGGTTCTGTGTTACTTTGGAGAACAAAAAATCGCTTAAGAACTGAGAGGAATCTTGGCCCTTATAAGCTTCAGGCAAATGACCCTGACTATCCGATTGACTATGTTCTTGATGGTCAACAAAGGATAACCTCTATTTTCGGCATATTTCAAACTTCTATCACGGCTGAAGAAAATGAAGAAACTAATTGGACAAATCTATTTTTTGAACTTAATAGCAAAGAATCTGTACCATTTTGCTATTTAAAAGATGGTAAAAGTTATGATGAAAGTAAATATTTTCCCTTGCAATATGTTTTTAATTCTCCCAAATACAGACAAATTACCAGGAATTTGAATGAAGATTTAGCAGGGAAGATAGATGATTTAGTTGATCGGTTCACAAAAGCTACAATTCCTATTGAGCGATTTGAAAGTGAAGAGCGAAAATATGTTGCAACTGTTTTTGAAAGAATCAATCGGCAAGGTGTAGATTTGGACACATTCCAGCTATTATCTGTCTGGAACTGGAGCGATGATTTTGATTTGCAAGAAAAATTTAAAGAAATTTCTGAGGAGTTAGAACCATTTGGGTTTAGAGAAGTAGGCTCAGATTTACTTCTAAAATGCTGTTCTGCGGTAGTAATGAATTGTGCCGATCCTGAAGATTTTATACAACTTTCTGATAGTTCAGTGCGGCAAAAATTTCCTGATATCAGCACAGGAATATTTAGAGCTATAGATTTCTTAAAAACAGATCTAAATGTCTTCTCCCTAAAGCTTTTACCTATGGAGAACATTTTGCCTGTTCTCACATCCTTTTTTGCTTCCCCACAAAAGCAGCCTCATCCTGTACCTCAAGACCAATACGAGATTATTAAAAGGTGGTTTTGGCGTTCGTGTTTCTCTCAGAGGTATGCTCGTGGAGGTGCTAAAAGTACTGATGCGGATCTAAGTGAAGTGCAAAAACTGAAGAAGGGTGCTCTCCATAAATTGGGTGATTTTGATGTGTCTTTAGACACTGACTACTTTTTAAAAAATGATTTTCGGATGTCTTCAGTTGCAACTAAAACTTTCATACTTCTTCTGGCACAGAACAAACCTCTAAATTTTATTCAGGGGACAAATATATCCTTAGAGAAGGTTCTGTCTCAAGGTAATCGTAAGGAGTTCCATCATATTTTCCCCAAAGCTTACCTAAAGAGCTTAAGCAACAAATACAAAGATGAACAAATCAATTGTCTAGCAAATTTCTCGATACTGTCGAGAACTGACAACAACAAAATCAAGGATCAACCGCCTAGTAAATATAAATTGCTAATGCCTAAAGACAATCAAATCGTGGAAAAAATCCTAGCAACGCATTTCTGTCCTACTGAAATGCTCACGGAGGATTACGATAAATTTTTGCCTTTAAGAGCAGGATTGCTTTTGACAAAGGCTCAAGAACTATCGCAGATAAAATGAATACTTAATTTAGTAGCAAGGGTAGAAATGAGCGATCGCATCTTCAGATTTTTTGAATTTGCAACTTAGGCAAACGCGAGCCACACTGAGATAAGTATTCATTTCGGAGTGAAATCGGATGCCAAATTTGCTTGAGAGAATTACAGTTAATCCGAAGCAGTGTGGAGGTCGTCCCTGCATTCGGGGTATGAGAATTCGGGTATCAGATGTGCTGGACTTGTTTGCGGCTGGTTTAAGTGCCGAAGAAATCTTGGAGGAAATGCCCGATCTTGAAATGGAGGATCTAAAGGCAGCACTCACCTACGCGGCGCGTAAAGTCGATCATCCAGTTCTGGTGGCATGACGAT contains:
- a CDS encoding DUF262 domain-containing protein, with protein sequence MADTYIFLKDLINDLERGRIRIPSFQRGFVWEPERVSNFIDSIYKGFPFGSVLLWRTKNRLRTERNLGPYKLQANDPDYPIDYVLDGQQRITSIFGIFQTSITAEENEETNWTNLFFELNSKESVPFCYLKDGKSYDESKYFPLQYVFNSPKYRQITRNLNEDLAGKIDDLVDRFTKATIPIERFESEERKYVATVFERINRQGVDLDTFQLLSVWNWSDDFDLQEKFKEISEELEPFGFREVGSDLLLKCCSAVVMNCADPEDFIQLSDSSVRQKFPDISTGIFRAIDFLKTDLNVFSLKLLPMENILPVLTSFFASPQKQPHPVPQDQYEIIKRWFWRSCFSQRYARGGAKSTDADLSEVQKLKKGALHKLGDFDVSLDTDYFLKNDFRMSSVATKTFILLLAQNKPLNFIQGTNISLEKVLSQGNRKEFHHIFPKAYLKSLSNKYKDEQINCLANFSILSRTDNNKIKDQPPSKYKLLMPKDNQIVEKILATHFCPTEMLTEDYDKFLPLRAGLLLTKAQELSQIK
- a CDS encoding DUF433 domain-containing protein, which produces MPNLLERITVNPKQCGGRPCIRGMRIRVSDVLDLFAAGLSAEEILEEMPDLEMEDLKAALTYAARKVDHPVLVA